The following are encoded in a window of Streptococcus pasteurianus genomic DNA:
- a CDS encoding glycosyltransferase family protein, which yields MNTSEQVNVDQSTAQSYSRSSRSVRKVSENKSHQEASRRTKVPRPHKLYLLILSVVVSCLSVSIPVFTDMANSVQSQNLYIGLMFTKGQLPFTDMFATGGFLYYALIALAYYLGSTLWLVPIQIVTFYLSGIYFYKLVNYFTSSQRVAVAFSGIFYLLNVALGFGGLYPIQFATPFVMVSLWFLTKYFADIIKDEAFILYGFAGAAAMLLEPRTLVFWGLSFLTIIVYNLTQKHFARGLYQLLCIIFGTILVFYTVGYFILNLQVLSSYISQAIVYQFTYFATNDSNFILTLLFQVVVALVSGILLGALTFGKITKGASDKVSKWLIFLVFLGFLVMDLLSQSYHFYHLLTVLPFGLLLTAMALGERYQRSLTKISHRRKKSSCGDNGIFGLYLSCHLYLPILVLVIGVGQPVVSHLLSASTDSERSTIASYLKKQTSSDDTIYVWDTSSKVGIESQLASSSQFTSPVVNTTKTSNEKTLEDELLQNLASYIVVNNDEKISDTIKNDISSNYEEVSISGVSGFTVYHKK from the coding sequence GTGAATACATCAGAACAAGTAAATGTAGATCAGAGTACTGCACAATCTTACAGCCGTTCAAGTCGTTCAGTTCGTAAGGTTAGTGAGAACAAAAGTCACCAAGAGGCGTCTAGAAGAACAAAGGTCCCACGACCTCATAAACTTTACCTTTTAATATTGAGTGTTGTTGTTAGTTGTTTGTCGGTATCAATACCAGTCTTTACAGATATGGCAAATAGTGTGCAATCTCAAAACCTTTACATTGGTTTAATGTTTACCAAAGGACAACTTCCGTTTACAGATATGTTTGCGACAGGTGGCTTCCTTTATTATGCTTTGATTGCTTTGGCTTACTATCTTGGTTCTACGTTGTGGTTGGTGCCAATTCAAATTGTAACGTTCTACTTATCAGGAATCTATTTCTATAAATTGGTTAATTACTTTACTAGTAGCCAACGTGTAGCAGTTGCTTTTAGTGGTATTTTTTACCTATTAAACGTTGCTCTTGGTTTTGGTGGTTTGTATCCTATCCAATTTGCGACGCCATTTGTTATGGTATCTTTGTGGTTCCTAACAAAATATTTTGCGGATATCATTAAAGACGAAGCCTTTATCCTTTATGGATTTGCTGGCGCAGCAGCAATGCTTTTAGAGCCACGTACTTTGGTGTTCTGGGGGCTTTCTTTCCTAACCATTATCGTTTATAATTTAACACAAAAGCATTTTGCTCGAGGATTATATCAATTATTGTGTATCATTTTCGGAACAATTCTTGTCTTTTACACAGTTGGTTACTTTATCCTGAATTTGCAGGTGTTGTCATCCTATATTTCTCAAGCAATTGTTTATCAATTTACGTATTTTGCGACAAATGATAGTAATTTTATCTTGACATTGCTATTCCAAGTTGTTGTAGCTCTAGTTTCAGGGATTTTACTTGGTGCGCTTACTTTTGGAAAAATCACTAAGGGAGCTAGTGACAAGGTATCTAAATGGCTTATCTTCCTTGTTTTCTTAGGCTTCTTAGTTATGGACCTTTTGTCACAAAGTTATCATTTCTATCATTTGTTAACAGTATTGCCTTTTGGTTTGTTGTTAACCGCAATGGCATTGGGTGAACGTTATCAACGCAGCTTGACGAAAATATCACATCGTCGTAAGAAATCATCTTGTGGTGACAATGGTATTTTTGGATTATATCTAAGTTGTCATCTTTATTTGCCGATTTTGGTGCTTGTCATTGGTGTGGGACAACCTGTGGTTTCTCATCTTTTGTCAGCTAGTACTGATAGTGAGCGTTCAACGATTGCAAGCTATTTGAAGAAGCAAACATCTAGTGATGATACGATTTACGTTTGGGACACATCATCTAAGGTTGGGATTGAGAGTCAGTTAGCAAGCAGTTCACAATTTACATCGCCTGTTGTGAATACGACTAAAACATCTAATGAAAAAACATTAGAAGATGAATTATTACAAAATCTAGCGTCGTATATTGTTGTTAATAATGATGAAAAAATTTCTGATACAATAAAAAATGATATTTCTTCAAACTATGAAGAGGTCTCAATCAGCGGTGTATCAGGCTTTACCGTCTATCATAAAAAATAG
- a CDS encoding DUF1292 domain-containing protein, translated as MAHNHNHDHEHEVITLVDDQGNETLFEILLTIDGREEFGKNYVLLVPAGAEEDEQGQIEIQAYSFTENEDGTEGDLQPIPEDSDAEWDMIEEVFNSFLDED; from the coding sequence ATGGCACATAACCATAATCACGATCACGAACATGAAGTTATTACACTGGTAGATGATCAAGGTAATGAAACACTTTTTGAAATTCTTTTGACTATTGATGGACGTGAAGAGTTTGGGAAAAACTACGTTCTCTTGGTACCAGCGGGTGCTGAAGAAGATGAACAAGGACAAATTGAAATTCAAGCTTACTCATTTACTGAAAATGAAGATGGAACTGAAGGTGACCTTCAACCAATTCCTGAAGATTCAGATGCTGAGTGGGATATGATTGAAGAAGTTTTCAATAGCTTTTTAGATGAGGACTAA
- the ruvX gene encoding Holliday junction resolvase RuvX, whose translation MRIMGLDVGSKTVGVAISDPLGFTAQGVEIVRIDEEAGEFGFERLEELVKQYKVDKFVVGLPKNMNNTEGPRVEASKAYGDKINELFNIPVDYQDERLTTVQAERMLVEQADVSRGKRKKVIDKLAAQLILQNYLDRMF comes from the coding sequence ATGAGAATTATGGGACTAGACGTTGGCTCAAAGACAGTTGGTGTTGCTATCAGTGACCCGCTAGGATTTACAGCACAGGGCGTAGAAATTGTCAGAATTGACGAAGAAGCTGGCGAATTTGGTTTTGAACGACTTGAAGAGTTAGTTAAACAGTATAAGGTTGATAAGTTTGTTGTTGGTTTGCCTAAAAATATGAATAACACAGAAGGTCCTCGCGTAGAAGCTAGTAAGGCATACGGTGATAAAATCAACGAACTTTTCAATATTCCTGTTGATTATCAAGATGAACGTTTGACAACTGTTCAAGCAGAGCGAATGTTGGTTGAACAAGCTGATGTTAGCCGTGGAAAACGTAAGAAAGTTATTGATAAATTGGCTGCGCAGCTTATTTTGCAAAATTATTTAGATAGAATGTTTTAA
- a CDS encoding IreB family regulatory phosphoprotein — MGFTDETVRFNLDDSNKKEISETLTTVYRSLDEKGYNPINQIVGYVLSGDPAYVPRYNDARNQIRKYERDEIVEELVRYYLKGNGIDLK, encoded by the coding sequence ATGGGATTTACAGATGAAACTGTACGCTTTAATTTAGACGATAGCAACAAGAAAGAAATTAGTGAAACCTTAACAACTGTGTATCGTTCTCTCGATGAAAAAGGGTATAATCCAATCAATCAGATTGTTGGTTATGTCTTAAGTGGGGACCCTGCTTATGTTCCTCGTTACAATGATGCCAGAAATCAAATTCGTAAATACGAACGAGATGAAATTGTTGAAGAGCTTGTCCGCTACTATCTCAAAGGAAATGGAATTGACTTGAAATGA
- the spx gene encoding transcriptional regulator Spx, translating to MIKIYTISSCTSCKKAKTWLNAHQLPYKEQNLGKEPLTREEILAILTKTENGIESIVSSKNRYAKALDCDIEDLNLSEVIDLIQENPRILKSPILIDDKRLQVGYKEDDIRAFLPRSIRNVENAEARLRAAL from the coding sequence ATGATTAAAATTTACACAATTTCAAGTTGTACAAGCTGTAAGAAAGCCAAGACATGGCTAAACGCTCATCAGCTCCCTTATAAAGAACAGAATTTAGGAAAAGAACCACTAACACGAGAAGAAATTTTAGCGATATTAACTAAAACAGAAAACGGGATTGAAAGTATCGTTTCATCTAAAAACCGTTATGCAAAAGCACTTGACTGCGATATTGAGGATTTAAATCTGAGCGAGGTTATTGACCTTATTCAAGAAAATCCGCGTATTTTGAAGAGTCCAATTTTGATTGACGATAAACGCCTTCAAGTAGGGTACAAAGAAGATGATATTCGTGCTTTCTTGCCACGTTCCATTCGTAATGTGGAAAATGCAGAAGCTCGCCTTCGTGCAGCGTTGTAA
- the recA gene encoding recombinase RecA: MAKKTKKTEAITKKFGDERKKALDDALKLIEKDFGKGAVMRLGERAEQKVQVMSSGSLALDIALGAGGYPKGRIIEIYGPESSGKTTVALHAVAQAQKEGGIAAFIDAEHALDPAYAAALGVNIDELLLSQPDSGEQGLEIAGKLIDSGAVDLVVVDSVAALVPRAEIDGDIGDNHVGLQARMMSQAMRKLSASINKTKTIAIFINQLREKVGVMFGNPETTPGGRALKFYASVRLDVRGNTQIKGSGDQKDSNIGKETKIKVVKNKVAPPFKTAEVEIMYGEGISRTGELVKIASDLDIIKKAGAWFSYNGEKIGQGSENAKKYLAEHPEVFDEIDHKVRVHYGLVEETEYEEAADVVEESAATNDNVDEVVLDLDDAIEIEE, encoded by the coding sequence TTGGCTAAAAAGACAAAGAAAACAGAAGCTATCACTAAAAAATTTGGTGATGAGCGTAAAAAGGCACTTGATGATGCCTTGAAATTAATTGAAAAAGATTTCGGTAAGGGAGCTGTTATGCGCCTTGGTGAACGTGCTGAACAAAAAGTTCAAGTCATGAGTTCAGGTAGCTTGGCTCTTGATATTGCTTTGGGTGCAGGTGGTTACCCTAAAGGGCGTATCATTGAAATTTATGGACCTGAAAGTTCTGGTAAGACAACTGTTGCGCTTCATGCAGTAGCACAAGCTCAAAAAGAAGGTGGAATTGCTGCCTTTATCGATGCCGAACACGCACTTGACCCAGCTTATGCTGCGGCTCTTGGTGTTAACATTGATGAGCTTCTCTTGTCACAACCTGACTCTGGGGAACAAGGTCTTGAAATTGCAGGAAAATTGATTGACTCAGGTGCTGTTGACCTCGTCGTTGTCGATTCCGTTGCTGCCCTTGTACCTCGTGCCGAAATCGATGGTGACATTGGTGATAATCACGTTGGTTTGCAAGCTCGTATGATGAGTCAAGCAATGCGTAAGTTGTCAGCTTCAATTAATAAAACAAAAACAATTGCTATTTTCATCAACCAATTGCGCGAAAAAGTTGGTGTGATGTTTGGTAACCCAGAAACAACACCTGGTGGACGCGCGCTTAAGTTCTATGCGTCAGTTCGTCTTGATGTTCGTGGTAACACACAAATCAAAGGTTCTGGTGACCAAAAAGATAGCAATATCGGTAAAGAAACTAAAATCAAAGTGGTTAAAAACAAAGTTGCGCCACCATTTAAAACAGCTGAAGTTGAAATTATGTATGGTGAAGGAATTTCACGTACGGGTGAGCTTGTTAAGATTGCTAGCGACCTAGACATCATCAAAAAAGCAGGTGCTTGGTTCTCGTATAACGGTGAGAAAATCGGACAAGGTTCTGAAAATGCGAAGAAATATTTGGCAGAGCACCCAGAAGTCTTTGATGAAATCGACCACAAAGTACGTGTTCACTACGGTCTCGTAGAAGAAACCGAATATGAAGAAGCTGCAGATGTTGTTGAAGAATCAGCAGCAACTAATGATAATGTTGACGAAGTTGTTCTTGATTTAGATGATGCTATCGAAATCGAAGAATAA
- a CDS encoding competence/damage-inducible protein A, with product MKAEIIAVGTEILTGQITNTNAQFLSEEFAKLGIDVFFQTAVGDNEERLLSVIDLASKRSELVVLCGGLGPTEDDLTKQTLAKYLGRDLVFDEQANKRLDEFFATRPQFARTANNERQAQLIEGSIPLQNSTGLAVGGVLEVNGVTYVVLPGPPSELKPMVLDSLVPLLSGDHKQLYSRVLRFFGIGESQLVTVLADLIDNQTDPTIAPYAKTGEVTLRLSTKADDVTSAKAKLDALEHKILAKKTLNSIPLEQLLYGYGDDNNMARVVFDLLKEKHKTITAAESLTAGLFQSSIADFSGSSAVFNGGFVTYSIEEKSKMLHIPLKDLQEHGVVSHFTAEKMAEQSRLLTDADFGIGLTGVAGPDSLEGHPAGTVFIGIATREKVHSIRVVIGGRSRSDVRYIATLYAFNLVRQALLQG from the coding sequence ATGAAAGCTGAAATCATTGCTGTGGGAACAGAAATTCTAACAGGACAAATCACAAATACAAATGCTCAATTTTTATCGGAAGAATTTGCCAAGTTAGGAATTGATGTGTTCTTTCAAACAGCTGTTGGTGATAATGAAGAACGTCTTTTATCAGTTATTGATTTAGCAAGCAAGCGAAGTGAATTAGTTGTCTTATGTGGAGGGCTTGGTCCGACAGAAGACGATTTAACAAAACAAACGTTAGCAAAATATTTGGGACGCGATTTAGTCTTTGATGAACAAGCTAACAAGCGTTTGGACGAATTTTTTGCGACACGTCCGCAGTTTGCTAGAACGGCTAATAACGAACGTCAAGCACAGCTGATTGAAGGGTCAATACCGTTGCAAAATAGCACTGGTTTGGCTGTTGGTGGCGTGCTAGAAGTAAATGGCGTGACCTACGTTGTTCTCCCTGGACCACCGAGTGAATTAAAACCAATGGTATTGGATTCTCTAGTGCCTTTGTTGTCTGGAGACCATAAGCAGCTTTATTCACGTGTGTTGCGTTTCTTTGGGATTGGTGAAAGCCAGTTAGTGACCGTCTTGGCAGATTTGATTGATAACCAAACAGACCCAACGATTGCTCCGTATGCGAAAACAGGTGAGGTGACCCTTCGTTTATCAACCAAGGCAGATGATGTGACGTCAGCAAAAGCGAAATTGGATGCTCTAGAGCATAAAATTCTAGCCAAAAAAACATTAAATAGTATTCCTCTTGAACAGTTACTTTATGGCTACGGTGATGATAACAATATGGCGCGTGTTGTTTTTGATTTGTTGAAAGAAAAGCACAAAACTATTACAGCTGCAGAAAGTTTGACCGCAGGGCTATTCCAATCTAGTATCGCTGATTTTTCAGGGTCATCTGCAGTATTTAATGGCGGATTTGTGACGTATAGTATAGAAGAAAAATCAAAAATGCTTCACATTCCTCTTAAAGATTTGCAAGAACATGGTGTAGTAAGTCACTTTACAGCTGAAAAAATGGCAGAGCAATCACGTTTATTGACAGATGCTGATTTTGGTATCGGTTTGACAGGTGTTGCAGGACCAGATAGCTTAGAAGGACATCCAGCAGGAACAGTTTTCATTGGTATTGCGACTAGAGAAAAAGTTCATTCTATTCGTGTTGTTATAGGTGGGCGAAGCCGTTCAGACGTCCGTTATATTGCTACTTTATATGCTTTCAACTTAGTACGTCAAGCTTTATTACAAGGCTAA
- a CDS encoding MFS transporter produces MKSITRNTFVYLWANFLVTVAYSMPHSILTVILLSKGLSLSQILIVQSAYSIAIVLFEFPSGLIADNYSRKNIYSLSKLFLIVMFLIVLFSNNFYLIFAAWFCYGIASALDSGTLDAYIINQLKIAHREDDLRKFLALNNRLEIVGLLLGSSLGGVLYLSIGINIYVLGIAFLVASTLVTFFFFNENLKTTTLEESHVSVLKQQITDSFIELRKQPRLGVILIFDFLTQIFFQTHFQLWQSFFLSKGVDTKYFPAFYIAFQIITLFSYSINMDGIKKYAGLIKFCLLIIFLPLTFLSKHLWVLLPAYFIFIFVFYVIEFILNYYFNKMVSIDNISSLVSFKSTISRLGSICLLCLLSLMVKVFAVEKVMAVNFMASLLFLFLLVIIWLRKQPKLTK; encoded by the coding sequence ATGAAAAGTATTACTAGGAACACTTTTGTTTACCTTTGGGCAAATTTTTTAGTTACGGTGGCTTATTCCATGCCGCACTCGATTTTAACGGTTATTCTATTGTCAAAAGGGTTGAGTTTGTCGCAGATTTTGATTGTTCAATCAGCTTATAGTATTGCGATTGTTCTGTTTGAATTTCCAAGCGGGTTGATTGCAGACAATTATTCCCGCAAAAATATTTATAGTCTATCAAAGTTATTTTTGATAGTGATGTTTTTGATTGTCCTTTTTAGTAACAATTTTTACCTTATCTTCGCTGCTTGGTTTTGCTATGGGATTGCTTCGGCTTTGGATAGTGGAACGCTTGATGCCTACATTATCAATCAATTAAAAATAGCTCATCGTGAGGACGACCTTCGAAAATTTCTAGCGCTCAATAATCGTTTGGAAATTGTTGGGCTTTTATTGGGAAGTAGTCTGGGTGGTGTTCTCTATCTAAGCATTGGTATCAATATTTATGTTTTAGGTATCGCCTTTTTAGTGGCTTCAACTCTTGTGACATTTTTCTTTTTCAATGAAAATCTAAAAACTACGACACTAGAAGAGAGTCATGTTTCTGTTTTAAAACAGCAGATTACAGATAGTTTTATCGAGTTAAGAAAGCAACCACGACTGGGTGTTATTCTGATTTTTGATTTCTTGACGCAAATCTTTTTTCAAACTCATTTTCAGTTGTGGCAATCGTTTTTCCTGAGTAAAGGTGTGGATACCAAATATTTTCCAGCCTTTTACATCGCTTTTCAAATTATCACGCTGTTTTCATATTCTATCAATATGGATGGGATTAAAAAATACGCAGGGCTTATTAAGTTTTGTCTGTTGATTATTTTTCTTCCTTTGACCTTCCTTTCAAAACACCTTTGGGTGTTATTGCCAGCTTATTTTATTTTCATCTTTGTTTTTTATGTCATTGAATTTATTTTGAATTATTATTTCAACAAAATGGTGTCAATTGACAATATCTCGTCTCTTGTTTCCTTTAAATCGACCATTAGTCGCTTGGGAAGTATTTGTTTATTGTGCCTTTTGAGCTTAATGGTAAAAGTATTTGCTGTTGAAAAAGTCATGGCAGTCAACTTTATGGCATCATTACTTTTCTTGTTTTTACTAGTCATTATATGGTTAAGAAAACAGCCTAAGTTGACAAAGTAG